A window of Kyrpidia spormannii genomic DNA:
CGGCGAGAAACTCCGCGACATCTTTGACTTTGCGGCTGAACCGCTCCGCCTTCTCGCGGTAGGCCGGGTCGTTCCGCAAAAGTTCCCCGTATTCTTTCATCGCCGCACCGCAGCCCGCCGCATTGATGATCACCGCATCGACGTCTTCGGCCAGAAACGCATCGATGTTCTGCCTGGCCATGGCTTTGGCCGTCTCCCGATCCCCGGCGTGCACCTGCAGGGCGCCGCAGCAAACCTGCCCCTCGGGCACCCTCACCTCGTAGCCGTTTCGGGCCAGCACCCGGGCCGTGGCCAAGTTGGTGTCGGTGAACAGGACGTCCATCACACAGCCGGTGACCAGGGCAACTCGCCCCCGGCGTTGCCGCTGCGCGGGCACCTGGGCCGGGAGCAGCTCTCTGGAGCTGGTGGCGGGAATCTGCGGAAGGGCCGCCTCCATCTCCCTCAAGTGGGACGGAAAAAGATTCAGAACCCCGGTGCTCCGGGCGAGGCGGGCCAGGCCGCTTCGCTGATAAAATCGGCCAATCCGGGCCAACCTGCGCAGGCGCTTTGGGCGCGGAAAAATCCGCTGCAAAAACAAGCGTTGAACAAAACCTTGCCAGCCCCGGGCCGGCCGGGCGGCGAACACCTGTCCCCGGGCTTGTTCGATCAGCGTCCCGACCTGAACCCCCGATGGGCAGACCGATTCGCAAGCCCGGCAGTCGAGGCACCGGAAAACCGGGTCGATCAATGCCTCGTCCAAGGGAAGCCGCCCTTCAGAGGCCGCCCGGATGAGGTACACCCGCCCCCGGGGAGATTGGTTCTCAATGCCCAGCTCTTGATACGTTGGACATGCTTCCAAACAAAGTCCACAATGAACGCACACGGAATATTTATCAGGGTCCGGCGGATCGTCCCATCGAAAAACCGTGGTCCCCTCCAAGGAGCCGGGCTGCCCGGCCGCAGGCCCTGGGGAGTAATCCTCCCGGGCCGACTCTGCCCCTACCGACGGCATCGATCATACACCTCCCACAAAATCTGCGGAGACAAAGACGTTTCCAGGATCCAGGACTTCCTTCACCCGGCGGCTAAGTGGGGACTCCGCGGCGGATCCGAGGGTCCCGAGGAGCGATTTTCTCCACGCAAAAGGCACGCGTTCCACCCGCACCCGCCCCATGTCTGATCGCACCGCCTCAGTCACCGCCGCGATCCGGCAAAGGATGTGATGGCCGGCCTCCTCAGGGACAGCGTCCCCCAAGATCCAGGCCGCCCGGACCTCTCCGGTGCCCAGTCCTCCGGACACGAACAAACGATCGGTCGATTCTTCGCGCAAAGAACTCGCGAGTTCGCCGGCCGTTCCGGGGCCATCCTTCACCTTTCCCCCAGCGCGTCCGGCGTGAAGGTGCAACGCCGTTCCGGGAACCTGGCTTGGCCACATCACCCATCGCAACCGCAAAGCCGGGGTGCCGCCCAAAGCGTTACCATAGCGACTCCAAAGGTCGTCCGCGTCCCGGCCCGCCCATGCCCCAATCTCCTCCAAACCGTGTTCCCTCGCCAGCCGGCGCCACCCCTCCACCGCGCCCTGGGCCGCCTTGGGTAACTCATCCGTGCCAAGAAGGGCGATCCACTCCTTGGGCAGACCGCAAGCCTCCGCCAGGGCCGGGTTGATCCACTCCGCCGCCGATAGACTCCAGGAGCGGTCCATCAGCTCCCGGGCAAAAGATTGCAGTGGTTCGACATCCGGGGCCTTGAAAGCGAGAAGCCGCCGCTCCGGCGGAAGGGGGCGGAGTTTGATCGCCACCTCGGTCACCAGGCCGAGGCTGCCCTGGGATCCGATAAAAAGCTTCGTCACGTCATACCCGGCCACATTCTTCACTACTTTGCCGCCTGCCCGGATCGGTCCGTCTGCGGTCACCGCTCGGAGCCCGATGACCCAGTCCCGCAGAGGTCCGTAACCGAGGCGATGCGGCCCCGCCGCCGCGGTACCGATGACGCCCCCCAAGGTGGCCCTTTCGCTCACCAGGGGATCGACGGGCAGCCATTGCCCGTGTTCACCGGCGACCCGCTCTATTTCAGCCAGCGGTGTTCCGGACCGGACGACCATGACCAAGTCTCCGGGATCGTACTCCACAACACCGGACAGGGCAGTCGCAGACACGACCAGCGGCTCCGCGCCCTCCTGCAGACTCGGAATCCACTGGGTCCCCGCCCCAAGGGGCAAGAGTTGCACCCCTCTGTCCGCCGCCCACCGAACGATCTCCGCCGCCTCCCGTTCATCCCGGGGCCGCAATTCATCCAGATCCGCCGACGGCCCGTCGGGTGTTCCCGCAAAGGCTCTGACCGTCACGGCGTCCCGGCCGAAGGCGGTCCGCAGTTCCTCCCGCCGGGCGTCGACCGTCGCCGCTTGCTTTCCACTTTGGTCCACCGCCATCCCCCTTCCCGTCCGTGCCCGACGGTGTTCTATAATACGGAACATTGTTCCGATACATACTTCACTTCTCATCATACAAATTTCCCAAGAAAATTGTCAATCGCTTTATAAAGGGTCATAGGCAACCGGCGGCCCCGCGTCTTTGGCCAACCCGTTCATTCCGAACGGCTGGAAACAGACCGGCGAAGGGGCAAAAGCAGGACGAGGATCATTCCCGCCAAGAGACAGGCGGCAAGAAAATAGAGTCCACTCGCCACCGAACCTGTGGAGGCTTTGAGCGCGCCAATGATATACGGCCCCACAAACCCACCCAAGTTACCGACGGAATTAATGATGGCAATCCCCACCGCCGCCGTCGATTCAGCGAGAAACAGATTGGGCAGTGCCCAAAACGGCCCCACGACACTGTAAATCGCCGCGGTGGTGATGCTGAGCAAGACGATCGCCCAAAATGGATTGCTCACGGGACCGAGTACCGCCATCCCCGCCCCGGCAATAAGTAAAGGCACCGCCACGTGCCATCGGCGCTCCCCTTTGCGGTCCGAGTCCCGGCCGCTCCATACCATGGCCACGACGCCCACCAGATAGGGGATCATCGCCAACAGCCCCACCGCCGTGTTGGAAAGATACTGGGACAACCCTTTGATGATCTGGGGCATCCAGAACCCAATCCCGTATAAACCGACAACGTCGGCAAAATAAATCAAGGCGAGCAACCACACCCGGCCACTGGCGAACACCCGCCCCAAGCTCATTTTTTCCTGATGCAATTTTTGAGCCGCTTCCCGGTCCAACTCCCCCTGAAGCCAGGATTTCTCCTCTTCGGTCAGCCAGGCCGCATCCCGGGGACGGTTCGGCAAAACGAAGAACGTCAGAATACCAAAAATCACCGCCGGCGCTCCTTCCAGGATGAAGAGCCACCGCCATCCGGGAAGCCCAAACCAATCCACATAGTCAAGGATAACCCCGGAAACCGGGGCTCCGATAATGTTAGATACCGCCACCGCCGTCATGAACAGGGCCACGACGTGGGCCAATTCCCGACCCCGAAACCAGTACGTCAGATAAAGAATCATGCCGGGGAAAAAACCCGCTTCCGTCACGCCGAGAAGAAACCGAAGGATATACAGATGCACGGCGTTTTGGGCTACGGCGGTCAACATCGCCACCGAACCCCAGCTAAGCAGAATTCGCGCAATCCAGATCCGAGCGCCAATCCGATGCATCAAAACATTGCTGGGAATTTCGAAAATAAAATATCCAAAAAAGAAGATTCCGGCAATCAAACCGAATTGCTCGCTGGTAATGGCTAAGGCTTTATTCATGTCCAAAGCCGCGTACCCCAAGTTCACTCGGTCGAGAAACGAAATGATGTACAGCACAAACATGAACGGGAGGATACGAATGCGGACTTTGTTGGAAGTCCGTTGTTCGATCGAAAGCGTTGCCGATGAGCTCATCGAATGACCCCCTTGTAGGAAGAATTTAGATAAAACCCCGGCATTATTCGGCACCGGGGTTCTCATCAACGTTTACCAGGTCGTTGCGAAGGACGGGCACATGTTCATGGTAATGGTCGACCACGCCCCCGCCCTCATTCATCATCCGGTCCATGCCTTCCTCAATGTCTTCTTTCGCTGGATCGGATTCGCGTTGGACCGGAACATCCGACCGCACGGCATCCGATCGGCGGCCGGTGCTCAGTGGGTCCTGCATGCCGGGTCCCTCCCTTGTGATGGGTCAAGTCTTAACCAACCGCGCACCACATAGGATCGCCCGTCATCAGACCGCTCATGTATGGAAAACTATAACCGCCGGGGCGCCGACGCATTGAGTCCCGGACCCCGCAACAAAATCACCCCGTCGTTACCCGCCGATTTGAGACATTCGGCGAATCGTGGGCAGGTGGCTCCGCTCTTTCCCTTCCAAGGCTTCCGCCATCTCGTGACGCTCTGGCTTAATCTCCAGAGCTCGGTAAAACATGGCTTCTAAGGCTGCTTCGTCGCCATTACAGCGTCGGACGTTCAGTTCTTCCTGCCAATAGAGGCACGGTTTTAGATAGCCGTCCGCGGTCAGGCGTAGTCGGTTGCAGGCTGAGCAAAAATGTGCACTCACTGGATGGATGAGTCCAAAGGCCCCCTCCCCGCCCCGAATGCGCCAATTTTCCGCGGGGCCGTTGCCTGGCACCGCCGTCGGTTCGATCTCATACCCCAGCTCCGCAGCCCGTTCCAACACCCGGTTCAAGGGCAGGTACGCTTGTTTCCACGTCTCATCCTCGTGCCCGATGGGCATATATTCGATAAACCGCACCACATACGGTTTTTCCACCGAAAGGCGCAGGAAATCGTCGATCTCCTCCTCATTGAGCCCCTTCATCAGAACCACGTTGATCTTGATGGGAGACATGCCAACCCGCTCCGCCTCC
This region includes:
- a CDS encoding MFS transporter, producing the protein MSSSATLSIEQRTSNKVRIRILPFMFVLYIISFLDRVNLGYAALDMNKALAITSEQFGLIAGIFFFGYFIFEIPSNVLMHRIGARIWIARILLSWGSVAMLTAVAQNAVHLYILRFLLGVTEAGFFPGMILYLTYWFRGRELAHVVALFMTAVAVSNIIGAPVSGVILDYVDWFGLPGWRWLFILEGAPAVIFGILTFFVLPNRPRDAAWLTEEEKSWLQGELDREAAQKLHQEKMSLGRVFASGRVWLLALIYFADVVGLYGIGFWMPQIIKGLSQYLSNTAVGLLAMIPYLVGVVAMVWSGRDSDRKGERRWHVAVPLLIAGAGMAVLGPVSNPFWAIVLLSITTAAIYSVVGPFWALPNLFLAESTAAVGIAIINSVGNLGGFVGPYIIGALKASTGSVASGLYFLAACLLAGMILVLLLPLRRSVSSRSE
- a CDS encoding FAD-binding oxidoreductase; this encodes MAVDQSGKQAATVDARREELRTAFGRDAVTVRAFAGTPDGPSADLDELRPRDEREAAEIVRWAADRGVQLLPLGAGTQWIPSLQEGAEPLVVSATALSGVVEYDPGDLVMVVRSGTPLAEIERVAGEHGQWLPVDPLVSERATLGGVIGTAAAGPHRLGYGPLRDWVIGLRAVTADGPIRAGGKVVKNVAGYDVTKLFIGSQGSLGLVTEVAIKLRPLPPERRLLAFKAPDVEPLQSFARELMDRSWSLSAAEWINPALAEACGLPKEWIALLGTDELPKAAQGAVEGWRRLAREHGLEEIGAWAGRDADDLWSRYGNALGGTPALRLRWVMWPSQVPGTALHLHAGRAGGKVKDGPGTAGELASSLREESTDRLFVSGGLGTGEVRAAWILGDAVPEEAGHHILCRIAAVTEAVRSDMGRVRVERVPFAWRKSLLGTLGSAAESPLSRRVKEVLDPGNVFVSADFVGGV
- the moaA gene encoding GTP 3',8-cyclase MoaA, with the protein product MEPLICLDDSVGTGRLVDRFGRVHDYLRISVTDRCNLRCLYCMPAHGVQFMDSRRLMTYDEIVTVVRVAARLGVKRLRITGGEPLVRPDIDSLIEALGAIPGIEDMAMTTNALLLAGRAERLFRAGLRRINISIDSLKPDRFAKITRGGDLARVLRGLEEAERVGMSPIKINVVLMKGLNEEEIDDFLRLSVEKPYVVRFIEYMPIGHEDETWKQAYLPLNRVLERAAELGYEIEPTAVPGNGPAENWRIRGGEGAFGLIHPVSAHFCSACNRLRLTADGYLKPCLYWQEELNVRRCNGDEAALEAMFYRALEIKPERHEMAEALEGKERSHLPTIRRMSQIGG
- a CDS encoding (Fe-S)-binding protein; the protein is MPSVGAESAREDYSPGPAAGQPGSLEGTTVFRWDDPPDPDKYSVCVHCGLCLEACPTYQELGIENQSPRGRVYLIRAASEGRLPLDEALIDPVFRCLDCRACESVCPSGVQVGTLIEQARGQVFAARPARGWQGFVQRLFLQRIFPRPKRLRRLARIGRFYQRSGLARLARSTGVLNLFPSHLREMEAALPQIPATSSRELLPAQVPAQRQRRGRVALVTGCVMDVLFTDTNLATARVLARNGYEVRVPEGQVCCGALQVHAGDRETAKAMARQNIDAFLAEDVDAVIINAAGCGAAMKEYGELLRNDPAYREKAERFSRKVKDVAEFLAEVGFDPPKGRVEMTVTYHDACHLSHAQGVRQQPREILASIPGLRVVEMPDSDRCCGSAGIYNLTHPEIASPLLDRKMADVPEEAEAIVMGNPGCMMQIRAGVQRTGATRKVLHTVDILDAAYQAEEENR